A genomic region of Parambassis ranga chromosome 7, fParRan2.1, whole genome shotgun sequence contains the following coding sequences:
- the LOC114438195 gene encoding extracellular sulfatase Sulf-2-like, with translation MSASSSVFGGFRHSKQGQKPACDITEASAMFVLNFLHLQLVEEVLTEATQQQELGSMQAMNKTRRIMEEGGTSFTNAFVTTPMCCPSRSSILTGRYVHNHNTYTNNENCSSLSWQRQHEPRTFGVYLNNTGYRTAFFGKYLNEYNGSYVPAGWKEWFGLVKNSRFYNYTMSRNGVREKHGAQYPQDYLTDLITAESIRYFRSSKRVYPHRPVLMVLSHAAPHGPEDSAPQYSTAFPNASQHITPSYNYAPNTDKHWIMRYTGPMKPIHMEFTNMLQRKRLQTLLSVDDSMEKLYNMLVETGELENTYIIYTSDHGYHIGQFGLVKGKSMPYEFDIRVPFFIRGPNVEQGSINPHIVLNIDLAPTILDIAGLDTPPDMDGRSILTLLDTDKPANRFQVSKKPKVWRDSFLVERGKLLHQRVEGKEVSPEENFLPKHQRVRDLCQRAEYQTPCQQTGQKWQCVEDATGKLRLYKCKNEGGGGAKNVQRGAVGRQRPISMKSQLYLPNSDGCDCDLSDLRPLNLRPSMMRPFNKKSFFSKKKFKALKSYSRNRYSRAVSMANSYPGNQSLLHEAGWTLPGRDEDEFSGMGGVPNAVAPPNSIKVTHRCSILSNATVKCDTGVYQSLQAWKDHKLHIDHEIETLQTKIKNLREVRGHLKKARPLDCDCKRYLYKSKLKNKLRYRGGGLHPFRKGGARDKKAWLLKEQKRRKKMRKMIKRIKNNDTCSMPGLTCFTHDNQHWRTAPFWSLGSFCACTSANNNTYWCLRTINETHNFLFCEFATGFLEYFDLTTDPYQLINAVSSLDRMVLNQLHVQLMELRGCKGHKQCNPRTRSVELAGGRTYSSFDDYRLFERRKWPRVKKPSSSRTLGPIWDGWKG, from the exons gctccATGCAGGCGATGAATAAAACTCGCCGCATCATGGAGGAGGGCGGGACTTCTTTCACCAACGCCTTCGTGACCACGCCCATGTGCTGTCCGTCACGCTCGAGCATCCTCACCGGGAG GTACGTCCACAACCACAACACCTACACCAACAACGAGAACTGCTCCTCGCTGTCATGGCAACGGCAGCATGAGCCGCGGACCTTCGGGGTCTACCTCAACAACACTGGATACAGGACAG CCTTCTTCGGGAAGTACCTGAACGAGTACAACGGCTCGTACGTCCCCGCGGGCTGGAAGGAGTGGTTCGGCTTGGTGAAGAACAGCCGCTTCTACAACTACACAATGAGCCGCAACGGTGTGCGAGAGAAGCACGGAGCGCAGTACCCACAG gACTATCTGACCGACCTGATCACGGCTGAGTCGATCCGATACTTCCGCTCCTCGAAGCGGGTTTACCCTCACCGACCAGTGCTGATGGTGCTGAGCCACGCCGCGCCGCACGGGCCTGAAGACTCGGCGCCACAATACAGCACCGCCTTCCCCAACGCATCACAGCACAT caCTCCCAGTTATAACTACGCTCCGAACACGGACAAACACTGGATCATGCGGTACACCGGCCCCATGAAGCCCATTCACATGGAGTTCACCAAcatgctgcagaggaagaggctgcagacactgctgtctgtggaCGACAGCATGGAGAag CTGTACAACATGCTGGTGGAGACGGGCGAGCTGGAAAACACCTACATCATCTACACGTCTGATCACGGCTACCACATCGGACAGTTCGGCCTCGTCAAAG gtaaATCCATGCCGTACGAGTTCGACATCAGAGTGCCGTTCTTCATCAGGGGACCCAATGTGGAGCAAGGCAGcat taaccCTCACATCGTCCTGAACATCGATCTGGCTCCGACCATCCTGGACATCGCCGGCCTCGACACGCCTCCAGATATGGATGGAAGATCGATACTGACTCTACTGGACACGGACAAACCTGccaacag GTTCCAGGTGAGCAAGAAGCCGAAGGTGTGGAGGGACTCCTTCCTGGTGGAGCGAgg GAAGCTGCTCCACCAGCGTGTGGAGGGGAAGGAGGTGTCGCCGGAGGAGAACTTCCTGCCCAAACACCAACGAGTAAGAGACCTCTGTCAGCGGGCCGAGTACCAGACGCCCTGCCAGCAGACAGGACAG aagtgGCAGTGTGTGGAGGACGCCACGGGGAAGCTGCGGCTCTACAAATGCAAGAacgaaggagggggaggagctaAGAACGTCCAGAGGGGTGCGGTTGGCCGGCAGCGTCCAATCAGCATGAAGTCCCAGCTGTACCTCCCGAACTCGGACGGCTGTGACTGTGACCTCAGCGACCTGCGACCTCTGAACCTGCGGCCGTCTATGATGAGGCCGTTCAACAAGAAATCCTTCTTCTCCAAGAAGA aGTTTAAAGCCCTGAAGAGTTACTCCAGGAATCGTTACAGCCGCGCCGTCTCCATGGCGAACAGTTACCCCGGTAACCAGAGCCTACTGCACGAAGCCGGCTGGACTCTGCCGGGCAGAGACGAGGACGAGTTCAGCGGGATGGGAGGAGTTCCCAACGCCGTGGCTCCGCCCAACTCCATCAAAGTTACACACAG ATGCTCCATCCTGTCCAACGCCACGGTGAAGTGTGACACAGGAGTCTATCAGTCTCTGCAGGCCTGGAAGGACCACAAGCTGCACATCGACCACGAG ATCGAGACTCTGCAGACAAAGATCAAGAACctgagagaggtcagaggtcacctgaAGAAGGCCCGCCCCCTGGACTGTGACTGCAAAAGATACCT gtACAAATCCAAACTAAAGAACAAGCTGAGGTACAGAGGGGGAGGTCTGCACCCGTTCAG GAAGGGTGGGGCTCGGGACAAGAAGGCGTGGCtcctgaaggagcagaagaggaggaagaagatgaggaagatgatCAAAAGAATCAAAAACAACGACACATGCTCCATGCCTGGACTCACCTGCTTCACACATGACAACCAGCACTGGCGGacggcgcccttctggtcac tggGTTCATTCTGTGCGTGCACCAgtgccaacaacaacacatactGGTGTCTGAGGACAATTAACGAGACTCACAACTTCCTGTTCTGTGAGTTTGCCACTGGATTCCTGGAGTACTTCGACCTCACCACAGACCCGTACCAG ttgatAAACGCCGTCAGTTCTTTAGATCGGATGGTTCTTAATCAGCTCCACGTCCAGCTGATGGAGCTCAGAGGCTGCAAGGGACACAAGCAGTGTAACCCCCGCACACGCTCAGTGGAGCTGG CAGGAGGGCGGACGTACAGCAGCTTTGATGACtacag GCTGTTTGAGAGGAGGAAGTGGCCGAGAGTCAAGAAACCTTCGTCATCTCGAACCCT aggcCCGATCTGGGACGGCTGGAAGGGCTAA